One window of the Roseovarius sp. THAF9 genome contains the following:
- a CDS encoding TraR/DksA family transcriptional regulator, translating into MNEAEVEDFRALIETRLGELDDEDARGAAGKATVELDQQSVGRLSRMDALQNQAMAKATDARRAGERARLTAALARMDDGEFGYCEDCGEEIALGRLKLDPAATRCVECARG; encoded by the coding sequence ATGAATGAAGCAGAGGTTGAGGATTTCCGCGCACTGATCGAGACGCGCTTGGGCGAGTTGGACGACGAAGACGCCCGTGGCGCGGCGGGCAAGGCCACGGTGGAACTGGACCAGCAATCGGTCGGGCGTCTGAGCCGGATGGACGCGTTGCAGAACCAAGCGATGGCCAAGGCCACGGATGCGCGCCGCGCCGGAGAGCGGGCGCGGCTGACCGCAGCCCTCGCCCGGATGGACGACGGCGAGTTCGGCTATTGCGAGGATTGTGGCGAGGAGATCGCCCTTGGCCGCCTGAAGCTGGACCCGGCCGCGACGCGCTGCGTGGAGTGCGCGCGCGGCTGA
- a CDS encoding glycoside hydrolase TIM-barrel-like domain-containing protein, whose translation MTKPGTVSDVDWLVSAGPETQKEFLDSLSDGEILSLPYLFDFWAMDHQRPPEGDWRTWVILGGRGAGKTRAGAEWVRGQVEGARPLDAGRCHRLALVGETIDQVRDVMVFGESGIMACSPPDRRPVWQATRKRLQWPNGAIAQVFSAHDPESLRGPQFDGAWVDEYGCAAVDKGTNQPNKFLDPKSSESTLPHFSDGRRDELIQQQYLRAFLGYWNDPANNPQSDIYDGAMLDMDHAYAWAWDMRPYPYFPNNRALWSDGENYTRGHWLNGRISARTLASVIEEICRRAGLDACDTSQAQGLVRGYTVDQVSEARSALQPLMLRYGFDAVERDGRLQFIMRDGGFDRVLDLDTLVRDPEMDGVLEETRGSTVELAGRIRLRFVEADGDFEVIAEEAILPDDATHAVSTSEFPLAMTRAEGRQTVERWLSEARVATDTLRLTLPPSQLETGAGDVIAVPEGQGRGLFRIDRADQMAGAQKLEAVRIEPESYRAAEFEDEAVTMRPFVPPSPVAPFFLDLPLLTGDEVPHAPHFAVTARPWPGSVALYASDEDSNYALNTLVTARTPVGVLETPLLPACAGRIDRGSALQVRMLGGTLESISDLALLNGGNLCAIGDGTPDGWELIQFRDAALVDTDSYLLSHRLRGQVGTERTEPWPEGSYLVRLNGTAKQIDLAEAKRGLARYYRIGPAGRPVDDPSFSAARLAFDGLGLRPLSPVHLRLAAVAGGDLSLSWIRRTRIDGDRWDTADVPLGEDREEYLVRVVQQDAVIRQLSTTAPVWTYSATDQAADALSGFYEIQVAQVSTRFGPGRFARIAVPA comes from the coding sequence TTGACGAAGCCCGGGACAGTATCGGATGTCGACTGGCTCGTCTCCGCAGGGCCCGAGACGCAGAAAGAGTTTCTGGACAGCCTGAGTGACGGCGAGATCCTGTCGCTGCCATACCTGTTCGATTTCTGGGCGATGGACCATCAGCGTCCGCCCGAAGGCGACTGGCGCACGTGGGTCATCCTGGGTGGACGTGGCGCCGGCAAGACGCGCGCCGGGGCCGAATGGGTGCGCGGTCAGGTCGAAGGGGCCAGGCCGCTGGACGCGGGCCGGTGTCATCGCTTGGCTTTGGTGGGCGAGACCATCGACCAGGTGCGTGACGTCATGGTTTTTGGCGAAAGCGGTATCATGGCCTGCTCGCCGCCCGATCGTCGCCCCGTCTGGCAGGCGACGCGCAAGCGGCTTCAGTGGCCCAACGGCGCAATCGCGCAGGTTTTCTCGGCACATGACCCGGAGAGCCTGCGCGGGCCGCAATTCGACGGCGCTTGGGTGGACGAATACGGCTGCGCCGCCGTGGACAAGGGCACGAACCAGCCCAACAAGTTCCTCGACCCCAAGTCTTCGGAATCCACCCTGCCGCATTTCTCGGATGGGCGCCGTGATGAACTGATCCAGCAACAATACCTTCGGGCTTTCCTTGGCTACTGGAACGATCCCGCCAACAACCCGCAATCGGACATTTACGATGGCGCGATGCTGGACATGGATCACGCCTATGCATGGGCCTGGGACATGCGGCCCTATCCCTACTTCCCCAACAACCGTGCGCTTTGGAGCGATGGAGAAAACTACACCCGCGGTCATTGGCTGAACGGTCGCATCTCGGCGCGCACGCTGGCCTCGGTTATCGAGGAAATCTGCCGTCGCGCCGGCCTCGACGCCTGTGACACGTCCCAGGCCCAAGGCCTGGTGCGCGGCTATACGGTCGACCAGGTCTCCGAGGCCCGCAGCGCGCTGCAACCGCTGATGCTGCGCTACGGCTTCGACGCGGTAGAACGCGATGGGCGCCTTCAGTTCATCATGCGCGACGGCGGCTTCGACCGGGTGCTGGACCTCGACACGCTGGTCCGTGACCCCGAGATGGACGGCGTCCTCGAGGAAACCCGCGGCAGCACCGTGGAGCTGGCGGGCCGAATCCGCCTGCGCTTTGTCGAAGCTGACGGCGATTTCGAAGTCATCGCCGAAGAGGCGATCCTGCCCGACGACGCCACCCATGCCGTTTCGACATCGGAATTCCCGCTGGCCATGACCCGCGCCGAGGGCCGCCAGACCGTCGAACGCTGGTTGTCCGAGGCGCGGGTCGCCACCGACACCCTGCGCCTGACCCTGCCGCCCTCGCAACTCGAAACCGGAGCGGGCGACGTCATCGCCGTACCCGAAGGTCAGGGCAGGGGCTTGTTCCGCATCGACCGGGCCGACCAGATGGCCGGCGCGCAAAAGCTCGAAGCCGTGCGGATCGAACCCGAAAGCTATCGCGCCGCCGAATTCGAGGACGAGGCCGTCACCATGCGCCCCTTCGTGCCGCCATCGCCGGTGGCCCCCTTCTTCCTCGATCTGCCGCTTTTGACCGGCGACGAGGTGCCCCACGCGCCGCATTTCGCCGTCACCGCCAGGCCTTGGCCCGGCTCGGTCGCGCTCTATGCTTCGGACGAGGATTCGAACTATGCCCTCAACACCCTTGTGACGGCCCGGACTCCCGTGGGTGTGCTGGAAACGCCGCTCTTGCCAGCCTGTGCGGGCCGTATCGACCGCGGATCCGCCCTCCAGGTGCGGATGTTGGGCGGCACGCTGGAAAGCATCAGCGATCTGGCGCTTCTGAACGGTGGCAACCTGTGCGCTATCGGCGACGGCACGCCTGATGGATGGGAGCTGATTCAGTTCCGCGATGCCGCCCTCGTCGACACCGACTCGTACCTGCTCAGCCACCGCTTGCGAGGACAAGTCGGCACCGAACGCACAGAGCCCTGGCCAGAAGGCAGCTATCTCGTGCGCCTAAACGGCACGGCCAAGCAGATCGATCTGGCCGAGGCCAAGCGCGGTCTGGCGCGCTACTACCGGATCGGCCCCGCCGGGCGCCCGGTGGACGACCCCAGCTTCAGCGCGGCGCGGCTGGCCTTCGACGGGCTGGGGCTAAGGCCGCTTTCGCCTGTGCACCTGCGGCTCGCGGCGGTGGCGGGGGGCGATCTGTCACTCAGCTGGATCCGGCGCACGCGCATCGACGGCGACCGCTGGGATACCGCCGATGTACCGCTGGGCGAGGACCGCGAGGAATACTTGGTGCGCGTGGTGCAGCAGGATGCGGTGATCCGACAGCTCAGCACCACCGCGCCGGTCTGGACCTACAGCGCGACGGATCAGGCGGCCGACGCGCTGTCGGGTTTTTACGAGATCCAGGTCGCGCAGGTCTCCACGCGCTTCGGGCCAGGCCGTTTTGCGCGGATTGCGGTGCCCGCCTGA